Genomic DNA from Rhodothermales bacterium:
CGGGTGGACGTCTGGATCACCCGCGGGCGATGCAACGCCGAGCGTGCGACTGTGGAAGAGATGATCGAGCAGGGCGGCGACCCCGTGGAGATAGCGGCGGCGGCCCTGCGCATTGCCCGCCAGGCGGAGTTCAGCCGACCCGTTGAGAAGATCAGCGAGGTCGTGGATCGGCGCCCGAAGCGCGAGCCGCGCGGCGGCGGTTTCAAGCGCGGAGAGCGTGGGGGCCGCGGCGAGCGCTCAGGTCAGGGCCATGGTCAGCGCCGGCCCGATCGGCCGCGACGCGAACACCCGTCCGAGAAGGAGATGGTGGCCATCGAGCTCAACATCGGCCGGCAGGACGAGGTGCGCGTGAATCAGCTCGTTTCGACGCTTGCCCGCCACGGCGGGGTGCCCCCAGACCGCATCGGACGGATCACCATTGAGGACCGCCGCACGCTGGTGGGAATTCATACGTCTGCGGTGTCCGAGCTCATGCAGAAGAGTGGGGAGCTGCGGGTTGGCAAGCTGCGGCTGGATGTTTCGCTGGGGTAGCGCGGGTCGCGGCTGCTGGTCGCCTTGCTGGGTGAGCGCCCCCTACTCGTAGTCGTGCTCGAAGTACTCGATCCCGCGGTTCGGCTCCGCCCCTGCTGACTTTTCCTTTATGCGCTGCGCCAACCGCGCGGCGAACACCTCGGCTGCATCGTATCCGTAGTGCCGGAGCAGGTGGTTCATGGCGATCACCTCGCACAGAACCGTCACGTTCTTGCCCGGAGTGATGGGCAGTTTGACCAGCGGCAGCTCCACGCCCATGAGGTTGTAGGTCTCCTCCACCATGCCCAGCCGGGTGTATTCCGTGTCGGGGTCCCAGGGATGCAGATTCACGACCACCTCGACGCGCTTCTGGAAGCGGATCGCGCGCACGCCGAACATGGCCCGCACGTCGATCAGGCCCAGGCCGCGGATCTCCATGAAGTGCTGCACCAGGTCGGTGCCGGCCCCGATCAGAACCTGCTCCTCCTTGCGGGTCACCATGACCACATCGTCCGCCACCAGCCGGTGGCCGCGCTCGACAAGATCCAGGGCCACTTCACTCTTGCCGATGCCGGCTGCGCCCGTGATGAGCAGACCGATGCCGTAGACATCCACCAGCGCGCCGTGCATCGACTGCTGCAGCGCAAACTGGTCGCTGAGAAAGTCCCGCAGCACCGCCATGAAGTCCGTGCTGGGCAGCGGCGTCATGTAGACAGGCACGCCCGCCTTGGTGGCCATTTTCACCAGCGCATCGTCCAGCCGGTTGCTTTCCGTCAGGAAAAGGCAAGGGATGTCGAAGCCCAGCAGGTTCTCGAAAGCCTGCTTCCGCGCGGCTGGCTTCAAGTGCGCCAGGTAGCGGTTTTCCGTGTTGCCCAGGATCTGGATGCGCTGGTGCGTGAAGAGCTCCAGGTATCCAGCCAGGGCAAGTCCCGGCCGGTGCAGGTTGGACTCGGTGATGAGCCGACCCTTCCCATCAAGCCCGTTGACCGAAGTCACATCCATGCCCACGGTCCCCGTGAGCTGCTCGATCAGGAACGCAACCGTGATCGAGTCCTTCTTGAACGGCTTGTTGTGCGGCATGACGGGCCTATGGCACCTCGACGTGGTCGAGTATACGCTGCACCAGATCCTCGCGGGTGATTTCCTCCGCCTCGGCCTCGTACGTCACGGCCACTCGATGTCGCAGCACATCCATCGCAATGGAGCGCACGTCCTCGGGCGTTACGTAGGCCCGATGCTTGAGAAACGCGTGCGCACGCGCCGCAAGATTCAGGTTGATTGTAGCGCGCGGTGAGGCTCCGTACTCGATGAGATTGTTCAGGTCCTGCATGCGATATTCGCCCGGGTTGCGGGAAGCCACTACCAGATCCACGATGTACTGCTCGACGCGCTCGTCGATGTACAACTCGTTCAGCACCTTGCGCGCTGACAAGATCTGCTCCGGCGTCACGACGGGCTTCACCTCTTCCTTCGTGCCCGTGCGGGCCATGCGCCGCATGATCTCCAGCTCCTCTTCGCGGGTCGGATAGCCCACCTTGATCTTCATCATGAAGCGATCAACCTGCGCCTCCGGAAGCGGGTATGTGCCCTCCTGTTCGATGGGGTTCTGCGTGGCCAGCACCAGGAACGGCGCCTCCAGCGGGAAGGTCTTTTCACCGATGGTCACCTGCCGCTCCTGCATGGCCTCCAGCAGCGCACTCTGCACCTTGGCGGGGCTTCGGTTGATCTCGTCGGCAAGGATGATGTTGGCAAAGATGGGGCCCTTCTTGATGAAGAAGTTGGCCTCCTTCTGGTTGTACACCAGCGTGCCGAGCAGG
This window encodes:
- a CDS encoding HPr kinase/phosphorylase; this encodes MPHNKPFKKDSITVAFLIEQLTGTVGMDVTSVNGLDGKGRLITESNLHRPGLALAGYLELFTHQRIQILGNTENRYLAHLKPAARKQAFENLLGFDIPCLFLTESNRLDDALVKMATKAGVPVYMTPLPSTDFMAVLRDFLSDQFALQQSMHGALVDVYGIGLLITGAAGIGKSEVALDLVERGHRLVADDVVMVTRKEEQVLIGAGTDLVQHFMEIRGLGLIDVRAMFGVRAIRFQKRVEVVVNLHPWDPDTEYTRLGMVEETYNLMGVELPLVKLPITPGKNVTVLCEVIAMNHLLRHYGYDAAEVFAARLAQRIKEKSAGAEPNRGIEYFEHDYE
- a CDS encoding MoxR family ATPase, which translates into the protein MTQFDLAAVNDRISSESSFVDDLLGEIGRVVVGQRYMIERLLIGLLGDGHVLLEGVPGLAKTLTVSSLAAAIGTRFQRIQFTPDLLPADLLGTLVYNQKEANFFIKKGPIFANIILADEINRSPAKVQSALLEAMQERQVTIGEKTFPLEAPFLVLATQNPIEQEGTYPLPEAQVDRFMMKIKVGYPTREEELEIMRRMARTGTKEEVKPVVTPEQILSARKVLNELYIDERVEQYIVDLVVASRNPGEYRMQDLNNLIEYGASPRATINLNLAARAHAFLKHRAYVTPEDVRSIAMDVLRHRVAVTYEAEAEEITREDLVQRILDHVEVP